A region of Vitis riparia cultivar Riparia Gloire de Montpellier isolate 1030 chromosome 1, EGFV_Vit.rip_1.0, whole genome shotgun sequence DNA encodes the following proteins:
- the LOC117921016 gene encoding L10-interacting MYB domain-containing protein-like translates to MDSGTFSTNTWRRILLEVNSQGKRNFNLKQLKQKFNRLRAMHREFSDLLKHTGFGWDAKTNTMHALEETWQNYIRAHPNAKRFRSKGCPNYNLLGLIFNPLTATGALHYSSTQDPPNTDDEDEMDGNLEHGGVHVDVDTEIPDDPPQPEMVGGVTTRSRKRVTDSLLERRGKKESRLS, encoded by the exons ATGGATAGTGGTACATTTAGTACCAACACATGGAGAAGGATCTTACTTGAGGTCAATAGTCAAGGGAAAAGAAATTTCAACTTGAAGCAGCTTAAACAAAAGTTTAATAGACTACGTGCAATGCACCGTGAGTTCTCTGATCTTTTAAAGCATACTGGATTTGGCTGGGATGCTAAAACTAACACAATGCATGCTCTAGAGGAAACCTGGCAAAATTACATTCgg GCACACCCAAATGCAAAAAGATTCCGCTCAAAGGGATGCCCAAACTACAACTTGCTGGGATTGATCTTTAATCCATTAACAGCAACCGGTGCCCTCCACTACTCTTCCACCCAAGATCCACCAAACACTGATGATGAGGATGAGATGGATGGTAATTTGGAACATGGTGGAGTGCATGTGGATGTAGATACTGAGATCCCTGATGATCCTCCACAACCAGAGATGGTAGGAGGAGTGACCACCCGTTCTAGAAAACGTGTAACTGATTCTCTATTAGAGCGTAGAGGTAAGAAAGAATCCAGATTAAGTTAA
- the LOC117919033 gene encoding protein indeterminate-domain 5, chloroplastic-like, translating to MAAPSSSAPFFGTREEEQTQMIQQQSSTPTSSTAPTAAAPQKRKRNLPGTPNPDAEVIALSPKTLMATNRFICEVCNKGFQREQNLQLHRRGHNLPWKLRQKTTKEVRRKVYLCPEPTCVHHDPSRALGDLTGIKKHYSRKHGEKKWKCDKCSKRYAVQSDWKAHSKTCGTREYRCDCGTLFSRRDSFITHRAFCDALAQESARNPPSLTNMGGHLYGTSQMTLGLSQVGSQIASLHDQNHPSSNILRLDSAGAAKYEHLLPPSNPSFGKPQQPMPSSAFFMPDSNQGYQEHQSHHGLLGNKPFHGLMQFPDHQGNANNSPSAAANLFNLGFFPNNSTSSSISNSNNANNSTTLPPSGFLSPDQFNNGNASGQGTTLFSSSMSDHVGSGLSSLYSTSMQQESLAPHMSATALLQKAAQMGPTTSSNSSSLLRGLGGSSSTGAKSDRQLLSSNFSSLRSQMENENHLQGLMNSLANGNSSIFGGSGHAQENNFGGFNGRGITLEQQHKNTNFSKVDDAKLHQSLGVSMGGSDRLTLDFLGVGGVVRNVGGGFSQREQRHVVEMSSLDSEIKTAAAAQGSRPFGGAKLQ from the exons ATGGCCGCCCCTTCCTCATCGGCGCCTTTTTTCGGAACGAGGGAAGAAGAACAAACCCAAATGATACAACAACAATCCTCCACACCCACTTCCTCCACAGCTCCAACTGCAGCAGCACCCCAAAAGCGAAAGAGAAATCTTCCAGGAACACCAA ATCCAGATGCGGAGGTGATTGCACTATCTCCCAAGACCCTAATGGCAACAAACAGGTTCATTTGTGAGGTATGCAACAAAGGGTTTCAAAGGGAGCAAAACCTACAGCTACACAGAAGAGGACACAACCTGCCTTGGAAGCTAAGGCAGAAGACTACAAAAGAAGTGAGGAGGAAGGTGTACCTATGCCCCGAGCCCACATGCGTCCACCATGACCCTTCTCGAGCTCTTGGCGACCTCACTGGCATCAAAAAGCACTATTCTAGAAAACACGGCGAGAAGAAATGGAAGTGCGATAAGTGCTCCAAGCGATACGCCGTGCAATCCGATTGGAAAGCCCATTCCAAGACCTGTGGTACTAGGGAATATCGATGCGATTGTGGCACTCTCTTCTCAAG GCGCGATAGTTTCATCACTCACCGGGCATTCTGCGATGCACTGGCTCAGGAGAGTGCGAGGAATCCTCCCAGCTTGACCAACATGGGTGGCCATTTATATGGAACCAGCCAAATGACCTTGGGCCTATCTCAAGTGGGTTCCCAGATTGCTTCACTCCATGATCAGAACCATCCATCCAGTAACATTTTACGCCTGGACAGTGCCGGAGCAGCAAAATATGAACACCTCCTTCCTCCATCTAACCCTTCATTTGGAAAGCCCCAGCAGCCAATGCCTTCGTCGGCATTCTTTATGCCAGATTCAAACCAAGGCTATCAAGAACACCAATCTCATCATGGTTTATTGGGGAATAAACCATTTCACGGGCTGATGCAATTCCCGGATCATCAAGGCAATGCCAACAACTCTCCTTCTGCTGCTGCCAATCTCTTTAACCTTGGTTTCTTTCCGAATAATAGTACCAGTAGCAGTATTAGTAATAGCAACAATGCCAACAATTCAACCACGCTTCCGCCGTCAGGGTTCTTAAGTCCGGATCAGTTTAACAATGGGAACGCCAGTGGCCAAGGAACAACGCTGTTCTCCAGTAGCATGAGTGATCACGTCGGCTCGGGTCTATCTTCTCTCTATAGCACTTCGATGCAACAGGAAAGCCTTGCCCCACATATGTCTGCAACTGCATTGCTCCAAAAGGCTGCTCAAATGGGTCCAACTACAAGCAGTAATAGCTCCTCATTGCTAAGAGGCTTGGGCGGCTCTTCATCAACCGGCGCTAAGTCTGATAGGCAACTCCTCTCTTCCAACTTCAGCAGCCTAAGGTCACAGATGGAAAACGAAAATCATCTCCAAGGATTAATGAATTCACTTGCAAACGGAAACTCTTCTATCTTTGGAGGATCGGGCCATGCACAAGAAAATAACTTCGGTGGCTTTAATGGGAGAGGGATCACATTGGAACAGCAGCACAAGAACACCAACTTCTCCAAGGTTGATGATGCTAAGTTGCATCAAAGTCTTGGTGTCAGCATGGGGGGATCTGATAGATTAACACTCGATTTTCTGGGTGTGGGAGGGGTGGTAAGAAACGTGGGTGGTGGGTTCTCGCAGAGAGAACAGCGACACGTTGTCGAAATGAGCTCTTTGGACTCTGAAATAAAGACTGCGGCAGCAGCGCAGGGAAGTCGGCCATTTGGAGGTGCAAAACTGCAGTGA
- the LOC117921030 gene encoding uncharacterized protein LOC117921030, with protein MTVFDGSNFSEWYERVQFSLGVLDLDLTLIMDKPLETTDDSTPEQVEQSKAWARSNRLSLMFMRMTIANNIKTSLPQTEFASEFLKSVDERFKRADKSLAGTLMAELTTMKYDGQKGI; from the coding sequence ATGACTGTTTTTGATGGGTCGAACTTTTCTGAATGGTATGAAAGGGTTCAATTCTCACTGGGCGTATTGGATCTTGACCTGACTTTAATAATGGATAAACCTCTTGAAACTACGGATGACAGTACTCCGGAGCAAGTGGAACAATCAAAAGCCTGGGCAAGATCCAATAGGCTCAGTCTGATGTTTATGAGAATGACCATTGCCAATAATATCAAGACCTCTCTCCCTCAAACCGAGTTTGCCTCGGAATTTCTGAAATCTGTTGATGAGCGCTTCAAACGCGCTGATAAGTCCCTTGCAGGCACATTGATGGCTGAATTGACCACCATGAAATATGATGGTCAGAAAGGTATTTAG